The window AAAGGCTTTATTTAATTCTTCTGTACCTTTAAGGACAAATTTACCATCTTTGATGAGTGGAATACGCTCACCATCTGCTTGAATAATATCAATAAAAGCAAGACCACTGTAAGGCAGGGTAATATCTGTATGTCGTCCTGTGTAGGCTTCTTCTACATTTGTTTTTCTTAGAATAGATTTCTCATTATCCCTTGCAATGACTTCTTTACCATTGGAATTATATACAGGAATGTCTTCTGACCACATAAAGCACGTATCACCAATAGCAAAATGAGGTCCCATTTTCTCAACAATTAATATAGGTAGTAGGTGTATAATATTATATTTCTGTGCCATCACATAGGCTGTGGTATTAGTTCCTATAGCAAACTCGCCTATGGGTAGTGTGTCATGTGGTAATATTAAGTTTTCATGCACATATTTTTTACACGCAGCTTCATCATCAAAGTTGTCGCAAGTATAGGTTTCAATAAAACCATCTTTAAACGTCATGTCAAGATTAATGTATTTTAGTCCATTCAAAAATACTTCTTCCACAAATAACCGCCCATTGGTACCAGCAAGTACAGGGGACGTATAAACTTCACCTACAGGAATGTTCACATCTGCAAGACAGTTATGGAATCTGGTTTCTTTTTCTGGAGCATTTAATGGGTAGAGGTTGACTTTAATATCTGTTTTATTGGTTCCCTTACCCTTAACGTGGACGTAATCCCCTTTATCAAGGGCGTCAATAATATGATGTTGAATACGATCATATACCTCCTGATCCAATGTATTCACTTTAATGGTTTCATCAAAAATAGCTTCAAACTGCTCGCCAATCTCTGGTATTGGATAGGATACAATGGTAAAACTGAATTCTTCACGTGGCACATAGGTATAGATAATTTTTGTTTTTTCAATGGAAACACTTTTGTCCAGTTGTATCTGTTCATCATCTAATTCAATGTTTTCTTTTTTAGAAAGTGGTGAGAATGGGTTTTCACCAAATGGTTGTAATAAAGCAGGTCCACCATATTGTTTTAGCTGGTCAGCTAAACGCTCTGCCCCATCACGAAGTGCTTGAAGCTTTATATCTGAATAAGCTTTATCATAATATATAGCAAAATCGTAACGATGGTCATAATAATATTGGCGATTAGGTAATGTTGAGAACATACTTGTAAAAACACTATTAAATTCAATGTTTGATAACTTAATGGCATTAATAATAGATCGTAAACCTAATGCTTCAAAGTTGGCTATAACATGCTTCATCACACGTTCAAACCCTATTTGATAGCGTAAACTAACCGTTGATTTTATGGTTATATCTTTATTATCTCTTATATAGCCATTGCGGAGCCCTTCTGACATAATGTTTGCCATCATTTTTATGGTTTCTTCCGGTAGTGTATCTACATATGTAGCTATTTTAATCTCATTATCTGTAATATAACGCCCATATTTGAAAAGGTAGCGCATATCAGAAAGATCGTCTTTATTAATCATATCAACAAGATAGGTAATGTTTGGATTAGAAACATAATTCAAGTAATCATATGCCTGTAATCCAATATGGGACTTTTTGCTCTCAGCAATTAACTGTCTGAGTGTTTCAACTTCCATGGTATCCCTGTTCTTGACGTGTTCATAACACGCATTAACCAATTCAATGGTTTGTGCCATAGCAAATAGTTTGTGTTCATAGGCATTAGGAATAAGGTCTCTCACAAACCCATATAATGCTGTTAACACTTGCCCCATATCTCTACCAAACTGAGCGACTGCAAATGCAGGATTACCATAACTTGTATCGTAATGCTCTGGTAGGATATCTTCATATAATGCTTTGTTTATCCCTTGTAACTCTTCAAAGGATCTTTTTGTGTAATAATTCGGTTCACACATAGCTTCTTCAAGCTCAGTAACCATAAGAATAAATTGTCCTAATTGGTTAAAATAATCCTCATAGTCTTCTTTTCCTTTTGTTTCCATAACCATGGTTTCTACCTGTTTAAGAGCTTTTTGGTAATCGTGTAGAATGGGTTCATTCTCTTTCTTATAATATTCTTTGTAATTAAACATACTTTTCTCCTTTATTATTATACTCTTTCATTATATGCCAAATGATACATGTCAATGTGTTGTCTCATCCGGCCTATAAGGAAGAGCTTTATTTATGCTTCTAGCTTCTATTCGTACTTTCTTTTATGTAAAAAACCGCGATGATAAGCTATCTTAATAACAATCCATGACACAATAAAAGCAATCACCACACTCATTAGCACATCCGAAGGGTAATGTACCGTTAGATATACTCGAGAAAGCAATATGCCTGTCGCTAGTAACAAAATGGGGACATAGATTTTCCAGTCATCCACTAAAAATAGAATAACAAAAGCCACTGAAAAACTGGTAAGGGCATGTCCTGACGGCATGGAAAAACTGTTTAATTTATTGATGATTATATCCAAGTTCAATGCATCATATGGACGAACTCTGCCTATGGCGTTTTTGAGTATCAACTCACCTAATATGATGTTGGTTAACAGTACGATTAATGCAATTATACCCACTTTTCTATACTTTTTATTGATTATCAAAAGGATACAAATCACACCCCATATAATACCTGCATCCCCTAAATGGGTAATGAAGGACATTATATCGTCTAATAATGGTGTCCTCAGATGGTTATATGTGTACTGAATAATATTTTGGTCTAGATTATTAATAAGATCAAAAATACGCATCACCTGCTTTTCTCTTTATTTTCCATTAACTTTAACATGTCCTTACTATTAGATAAGAAAAAGAGTTAACTCCTTATAAGTTAACTCTTACATTATAACGCATATTTATATAATTTTCCATGGATTAGTATACTAATCTCATTATTTTTCTTTTCATGTTGTTGCTCTCCATCAACTCAATAATTTATTTCCAATACATCCCTTACCTGCTTAAGCGTATCCGCCGCAATATGCCTTGCATAAACACTACCATCTTTTAATAAGCTTAACAATTCCTGTTTATTTTTCTCTAAACGCAATCTTTCTTCTCGTATAGGTGTAATGATATCTACCAACACTTGAATAAGTCGTTTCTTAATGACCACATCACCAAGCCCACCTCGTCGATAATCTTCTTTCAATACTTCGACCTCATCCACCTGAGGATCAAAAGCATCCAAATACATAAAAACCACATTCCCCTCCACATGACCAGGATCTTCAACACGAATATGCTTAGGGTCCGTATACATCTGCATGACTTTCTTACGAATCTCATCATTACTATCACTTAAAAAAATAGCATTCCCCAAGGACTTACTCATTTTACCCTTTCCATCTATCCCAGGTAAACGCTGAACCTTTGACAATAAAGGCTTACACTCACATAAAACCGCCTTATCAAAATGATGGTTAATACGCCTGACAATCTCATTGGTCTGCTCAATCATAGGCAACTGATCATCCCCTACCGGAATCAGATTCGCCTTAAAAGCCGTAATATCAGCAGCCTGACTAACCGGATAACACAAAAATCCCGCCGGAATCTGCTGCCCATACCCTTTCTGCTGCATCTCACTCTTCACCGTAGGATTACGCATCAAACGAGACAACGTCACAAAGTTCATATAATACATGGTCAATTCTGCAAGCTCTGGCACAAGAGACTGTATAAAAAAACGATTCAAATCAGGCTTTAATCCCACTGCCAAATAATCCAACATCACCTCCAACACATTCTCCCGAACCTTCTGAGGCGTAAGAGCATGATCCGTCAAAGCCTGCGTATCCGCAATCATAATAAAACTTTCATCAAACTGCCCCTGTATTTCCACACGCTTCCGTAGCGACCCCACATAATGCCCAATATGCAATTTCCCCGTAGGCCTATCACCCGTTAACACAACATCCATCCATACCCCTCCTTAACAACTCTCTATAAACCTAATCTCCTAGCTACACCCCGTAGTAGCGACCTACCTATACGTCTTACTAAAAATTCATCTCGACTATAAAAAAATGTTTTATAACGTAACATAATTATCTTATATGCATGTCATCCATATCCACATAGCATCCTAATACGGCACCCTAACCAACGTAGCCAAGTAGATGTATATTAAGCTATAAATATAGCGACTTTTAAATGGTTGCATAGAACACCTTAGTGAATGAAAATAAAAAGGCGTTAAGAACCTTAAGTGTCTGACCAACGGGAGTTCTTAAGGTTTAGTCCTATTTATTTTCATGAACTTAGATGTTCTGCAACCATTTAACAGAAGCTAATTTATAGCTTAATATACAGCTACGCCGTCTTGCACCACCATCCCCCTCATCCTAACACTAAACCTAAACCTACCCCCAACTAAATCTGAATAGGCATATCATGAGCCTCCAAATACTTCTCTATAGACTCCACATCCTTATCCCCTCTACCCGATAAATTAATCACCATCACCTTATCCTTACTCAAAGTAGGCGCTAACTTCATCGCATAAGCTAAAGCATGCGAACTCTCAATAGCAGGAATAATACCCTCTGTCTGAGTCAAATATAAAAACGCCCTTACAGCCTCATCATCTGTCACCGCTTCATACTTCGCCCTACCCGATTCCTTATAATGTGCATGCTCAGGTCCTACACCAGGATAATCAAGCCCTGCCGAAATAGAGTACACCGGACTAATCTCACCATCATCATCTTGAACATAGAAAGTATTCATCCCATGAATAACACCTTCCTTACCAAGTGTCATGGTTGCCGCATGCTGATCTGTATCGATACCTTTACCAGCTGCCTCTACACCAATAAGTGCCACTTCTTCGTGTGGATAGAACGCATGAAATAACCCAATAGCATTACTACCTCCACCGACACAAGCAATACAATAATCCGGTAAACGTCCCTCTTTATCCTTAACTTGTCGAAGGGCTTCCTCTCCAATAATCTTCTGGAACTCACGTACCATAGTTGGATAAGGATGTGGTCCAACTGCTGAACCTAAGAGATAAAAAGTATCTTCCAATCGATGCACCCATGTTTCAAAAGCCGCATCCACTGCATCACTCAAGGTCATGGTTCCTTTCGTTACAGGCACCACCTTAGCCCCTAATAATTCCATCCGAAACACATTTAATTTCTGACGCTCTATATCTTCTTTTCCCATATAAATTTCACATTCCATGTTGAACATGGCCGCTGCTGTTGCTGTCGCTACACCATGTTGTCCTGCTCCTGTTTCTGCAATAATTTTCTTCTTACCCATACGCTTTGCTAATAAAATCTGTCCTATAGCATTGTTAATCTTATGAGCACCTGTGTGATTAAGGTCTTCTCGCTTAAGGTATATCTTAGCACCACCCAATTTTTCCGTCATATTTTTTGCAAAATATAAAGGTGTTTCACGTCCTACATAATCTTTCATATAGTGAAGATACGCTTCTTTAAATGATGGGTCTTTTATGGCCTCATGATAGGCTTTCTCTAATTCCGATAACGCATGCATAACTGGCTCTGGTACATATTGTCCTCCAAATTTTCCAAATTCATGTTTCATCTTATAACTTCCTTTCTCTAATGGATTAATTAAATAGACCTTGAAAGTGTCTTAGATATGTTAACCTATCTCATTGTTATAAAAGGGTACAAAAAAACACTTCATCCATTTATTGGGACGAAGTGTTACTCGCGGTACCACCCAACTTTAAGCACTTATAATATCTAGTCGATATCACCGATACTTCTCATGCATAACTTTCTCCTAAAAACAAAAAATCTCCGTCTAATTAGGACGAAGTTACATCGTTATGCCACCCAAGCGCTTAACTTTTTTCAGATACGAACATATCCTATCCTTATAACGTAGGAAAAACGGTACAAGCTACTAACTGCATAAGCGTTCACCATACTTCTCATGAATCCATTCAGAATCATTGTCAATATCAGGTTTCCACCAGCCCCGACTCTCTATAATCACAATTAATTCTTACTACTTTCAATCATCGAATTTAATTATTAAATTACTGTTATTTTACACCATCTAGAATAGCGTGTCAACTGTAAAATCATTTTTCCATAACAATCCACTTGTAAGTATAAACCCAAGTGACATCATAAAGGGGCTATTTAGCCCCTATATGGTCTTTATCTTCTTCTACCTACTAACCGTAATACAAAAATAAATAGATTAATGAAATCCAAATACAGTGTTAGTGCACCTCTCACAGCGATATTGCCTTCTTTTGAACCACCTTCACTGACACTATAAGCATAGTACTGTTTCATTTTCTGCATATCATAAGCAGTAAGACCAGCAAAAATAACAACCCCTGCGATACTGATATAATAGCTCATTTGACTACTACCCATAAACATGTTAGCAACGGTAGCAATGATGATACCTACAACACCAATAATTAAGAATGAGCGAAAGGGTGTTAAGTCCGTTTTCGTAAAAGTACCATATAATGCCATAACACCAAAAAGAGCTGCTGTTATAACAAAGGCAGTTGATACAGATTCCCCTGCATACAATCTAACAATGATGGATAAAGTCACTCCATTAATGAAAGAATATAATAAAAATAAGGATACTGTTTTCTGATAAGTATACTTCAGCGCATTCTTACCAATTACCACAACTAAGATAAACTCAAATACAATTAAACCAATATAAATCACTGGATTACTGTACACAAAACTCAATAATTGATCCGATCCAGCTACAAAATAAGCTGTAGCGGCGGTTGTTAAAAGTCCTAAGAACATCCACATAAATACTTTTGATAAAAATGCATTAAGTCCTTGTACGGACAAAGTGCGGTCTTCCATATAATCCCTCCTAGGTATAATATGTCTAAAACTAGACATGATATGTATCGTCAAAATTCTTTTAATTGGTATACTGAACTATCTTCTAATTATTTTAACATATAAAGTCCCTTTCGACCATACAAACTTTCATGGCTATAGAAAGCATGTGATTAGTCCTTACACAAAAAGGTAGCCCTGTAAGCTACCCCATCATGATACTTCTTAATTGCTTTTAATGAGTATTTCTTGCATGGACTTTCCACAGTAAGGACAAAATACAATTTCTTCACTAAAGCCCTTTAAACTGCTTGCACAATAAGGGCAAAAATGCAGCATTTTAGATTGGCGTTGGTCTTGATCTAGAAAACTAATTTTTTCTTCATATTCACCAATTCTTCTTAAACTATCCTTCAATGTAAACATGGAAATGGGTGTATGAAGCACACCATCCACCGTATCTTCTAACTGCTCTCTATTGACAGTTCCATTGGATGATAATAGACACTTGCTCTCAGGGATGCTGCTCTTGATATCTTTAATCAATTCATCACCTTTGATTTTTCGCATAATATAATTCACAATAACAAGATGAGGTTCAAATTGTTCTGCTTCATAAATTGCATCAAATTCATCTGCCAATTCTACATCATAGCCTAGACCGTTTAACATATCTTTTAATATAAGACTTTCAAATCTTGAATCGTTAACTAGAAGTGCTCTTTTATCCATATTAATCGCTCCAATTTTATAAAAGTTCTTTTTACCCACATACATATAGTATAGCACACTAAATGGCATATTATTAGGGTATTTTTTCAAATTATGATAAATTATTGGTTTATTTTATTGTTATTTCTTTTAGCAACTTAATGGCTTCGTCAATTTTTTCAGAAGGTATACCACGGTAGGATAAAATCATAATGGGATTCGAATCTTCCCTAGGTGCTATACGGTATTCGGACATACTAAACAACAGCATAGCCTTATGATAAGCCATTTTAACAATTTCTTGTTCCGTAAGTGACGTCTTGATGGTTAGCAGCAAATGTAACCCTGAGTCCATACCACCAATGGTAACGTGTTCATCCATGTATGTTCTTACAGCTTGGATGATGGCTGCATTTTTTTTCGCATAATTTTTTTTCAGCCGTCGTATATGCTTTTCAAACATACCTTCTCCCATAAATGTTGCTAAAGCTAACTGCTCTGTTTTTGATGTGGTTTGGGTATAACGGTATTTGTTCTGATGATATAAATCAAACAGCCCGTTGGGTAAGATCATGTAACTAATGCGAATGGCTGGTACAAGTACCGTGGAAAAAGAACCCAAATAAATCACACGATTATCCTTGTCAAAGCTTTGCATAGAAGGTATTGGTTTACCGGAATACCTTAACTCACTGTTATAATCGTCTTCAATGATGTAGCCCTTATTGTCACTGGCCCATTTTAGTAATTGTATCCTTTGGTCAATGGACATGACCATACCTGTTGGGAATTGGTGTGAAGGACTTACATAGCACAGTTTCGCTTGTGATTGTCTTAGTACTTCCAGATTAAGCCCTTGGGCTTCAACAGGTATTGGTACAATGTTAAAATCATTGTGGATAAATATATTCTTTGCTCGGTTAAAGCCAGGGTCTTCAAAGGCACATTCTCTGATATGCATTTGTTTAAGGAGTGTACTGAGAATGTTTAATAAATACTGTCCACCACTACCGACAATGATCTGATGAGGTTCAGCTGTTACACCTCGGGAACGTCTCAAGTATCGGACGATTTCCTGCCTTAGCTCTTCCTCTCCTTGAATGTGATTGGCTTTATAGAGTTTATGGGAATCATAATTAAGAACCCTGTTCATGTACTTTCGCCATAAATTAAAGTCAAAATTATGTACCTCTACGTATTCATTTTTGAAGTCGTATTGAATAGAGTCTTCTATACGGGCTTGGGGATGACCTACTACTTGGGTTTCTTGGTGATTGACATATGTTTTATCAAAAGCGCTCACATAATACCCTTTTTGAGGTAAACTATAGAGATATCCTTCAACCAGCAACTGTTGATAAGCATTTTCTATGGTTGTTCGACTAATGGCCAAACTCTTGGATAGTCGTCTAATAGAGGGTAGTTTCTCATCTTGTTCTAACCGTCCCTGTATAATTTCCTCACGGATATACCGATACAACTGCACATAGAGTGGCTGCCCATTTTCCATACCCAAATTTGGCATTAAGTCCATCATCCATATTCCTCCTTCCAAACTGTCCCTTTTGTTTTATCTTAAACTGTCACTTTCAATATATCCACTCATATCTTATAGTATATATAAAACAATGTGAAAAGGCAAGGTGATTTCTACAAATGAACACACAATATAACGGCACAGACCGCTTGCTCATTAAAATAGTCTATACAGGACTTATGACAGCCCTTGTGCTTATAGCTACACTGTTTTTTAAGGTGCCCGTACCATTTACCAATGGTTATGTCCATCTTGGGGACAGTATGATATTTGTTGCTGCTATACTTTTAGGTTGGAAAGGTGGTGCTTTTGCAGCAGGGGTAGGCTCTGCTTTAGCTGATATACTTGGTGGATACCCCCACTGGGCTCTTCCAACCCTCATCATAAAAATTCTTATGGGTGCCATCATCGGCTTATGCGTAAGCCAAAAAAACCGAAAAGGCATGTACACCCTTCTAGGGGTTATTTTTGCAGGTAGTTTTGCTGGGTTTAATGGGTTTCTTCACTATATCTTAACAAAGGATGTAAAAAATGCCTCTAAAGTGAGTGACTTTGTCTTACAAGAGTTAGAAGTTTCATCCCACGGTGAATTACTTCAATTGACGGATAAAGTTCAAATGCAATTATTAGTGGTGACATTGCTTATTCCTTTGAGTATTTTACTGACATCGTTTATCATTGCCAAATATAATCATATAAAATTCAGACCATCTTATACGTTTAGCTTTGTGATTGCTGGTACTATCATGGTATTTGGGTATTACATAGCCTATTATTTGATGATAGGCAATTATATTATACCGATTTTTTCTATTCCATGGAATGTGGTGCAATTTGTTGTTGGTTTATTGATTGCTGAAATTGTGATTGCTGGGCTTCGGAAAGCGAAGGCTATTCAGTAGAGGGTATTATATAAAAGATTTTGGGTAAGCTTTATGGGTTTTGAGTTTTAGGGTGTGCCAAGGGTTCAATAATGGAAAACTACTTTTGTAAGCTTTATTGAGTTTTTAAGTTTAAGATAGTACCAGGGGTAATGCAAAACTATTTACCAAGTTTTATGGAGTTTTTGAGTTTTTGGGTAGGACCAGGGGTATATAATAGGTTTAACTTGCCTTTCCTTGGGGGGCTAGCCGGTCTGCGTTAAACCTATTATATACCCCATTTTCTCTCATACGTGTTTTTTGATTAGTTGTTCCTTTTGGTGATAGGCTTTTCTAAATATCTTGGTAGAGTCCTTTGATGTTAAGTTTTAATGAACTATTAAATTACCTATTTTATTTAT is drawn from Vallitalea pronyensis and contains these coding sequences:
- a CDS encoding aminopeptidase — its product is MFNYKEYYKKENEPILHDYQKALKQVETMVMETKGKEDYEDYFNQLGQFILMVTELEEAMCEPNYYTKRSFEELQGINKALYEDILPEHYDTSYGNPAFAVAQFGRDMGQVLTALYGFVRDLIPNAYEHKLFAMAQTIELVNACYEHVKNRDTMEVETLRQLIAESKKSHIGLQAYDYLNYVSNPNITYLVDMINKDDLSDMRYLFKYGRYITDNEIKIATYVDTLPEETIKMMANIMSEGLRNGYIRDNKDITIKSTVSLRYQIGFERVMKHVIANFEALGLRSIINAIKLSNIEFNSVFTSMFSTLPNRQYYYDHRYDFAIYYDKAYSDIKLQALRDGAERLADQLKQYGGPALLQPFGENPFSPLSKKENIELDDEQIQLDKSVSIEKTKIIYTYVPREEFSFTIVSYPIPEIGEQFEAIFDETIKVNTLDQEVYDRIQHHIIDALDKGDYVHVKGKGTNKTDIKVNLYPLNAPEKETRFHNCLADVNIPVGEVYTSPVLAGTNGRLFVEEVFLNGLKYINLDMTFKDGFIETYTCDNFDDEAACKKYVHENLILPHDTLPIGEFAIGTNTTAYVMAQKYNIIHLLPILIVEKMGPHFAIGDTCFMWSEDIPVYNSNGKEVIARDNEKSILRKTNVEEAYTGRHTDITLPYSGLAFIDIIQADGERIPLIKDGKFVLKGTEELNKAFDVK
- the pdxR gene encoding MocR-like pyridoxine biosynthesis transcription factor PdxR encodes the protein MMDLMPNLGMENGQPLYVQLYRYIREEIIQGRLEQDEKLPSIRRLSKSLAISRTTIENAYQQLLVEGYLYSLPQKGYYVSAFDKTYVNHQETQVVGHPQARIEDSIQYDFKNEYVEVHNFDFNLWRKYMNRVLNYDSHKLYKANHIQGEEELRQEIVRYLRRSRGVTAEPHQIIVGSGGQYLLNILSTLLKQMHIRECAFEDPGFNRAKNIFIHNDFNIVPIPVEAQGLNLEVLRQSQAKLCYVSPSHQFPTGMVMSIDQRIQLLKWASDNKGYIIEDDYNSELRYSGKPIPSMQSFDKDNRVIYLGSFSTVLVPAIRISYMILPNGLFDLYHQNKYRYTQTTSKTEQLALATFMGEGMFEKHIRRLKKNYAKKNAAIIQAVRTYMDEHVTIGGMDSGLHLLLTIKTSLTEQEIVKMAYHKAMLLFSMSEYRIAPREDSNPIMILSYRGIPSEKIDEAIKLLKEITIK
- a CDS encoding Bax inhibitor-1/YccA family protein — its product is MEDRTLSVQGLNAFLSKVFMWMFLGLLTTAATAYFVAGSDQLLSFVYSNPVIYIGLIVFEFILVVVIGKNALKYTYQKTVSLFLLYSFINGVTLSIIVRLYAGESVSTAFVITAALFGVMALYGTFTKTDLTPFRSFLIIGVVGIIIATVANMFMGSSQMSYYISIAGVVIFAGLTAYDMQKMKQYYAYSVSEGGSKEGNIAVRGALTLYLDFINLFIFVLRLVGRRR
- the trpS gene encoding tryptophan--tRNA ligase, with amino-acid sequence MDVVLTGDRPTGKLHIGHYVGSLRKRVEIQGQFDESFIMIADTQALTDHALTPQKVRENVLEVMLDYLAVGLKPDLNRFFIQSLVPELAELTMYYMNFVTLSRLMRNPTVKSEMQQKGYGQQIPAGFLCYPVSQAADITAFKANLIPVGDDQLPMIEQTNEIVRRINHHFDKAVLCECKPLLSKVQRLPGIDGKGKMSKSLGNAIFLSDSNDEIRKKVMQMYTDPKHIRVEDPGHVEGNVVFMYLDAFDPQVDEVEVLKEDYRRGGLGDVVIKKRLIQVLVDIITPIREERLRLEKNKQELLSLLKDGSVYARHIAADTLKQVRDVLEINY
- a CDS encoding ECF transporter S component; its protein translation is MNTQYNGTDRLLIKIVYTGLMTALVLIATLFFKVPVPFTNGYVHLGDSMIFVAAILLGWKGGAFAAGVGSALADILGGYPHWALPTLIIKILMGAIIGLCVSQKNRKGMYTLLGVIFAGSFAGFNGFLHYILTKDVKNASKVSDFVLQELEVSSHGELLQLTDKVQMQLLVVTLLIPLSILLTSFIIAKYNHIKFRPSYTFSFVIAGTIMVFGYYIAYYLMIGNYIIPIFSIPWNVVQFVVGLLIAEIVIAGLRKAKAIQ
- a CDS encoding response regulator, producing MDKRALLVNDSRFESLILKDMLNGLGYDVELADEFDAIYEAEQFEPHLVIVNYIMRKIKGDELIKDIKSSIPESKCLLSSNGTVNREQLEDTVDGVLHTPISMFTLKDSLRRIGEYEEKISFLDQDQRQSKMLHFCPYCASSLKGFSEEIVFCPYCGKSMQEILIKSN
- a CDS encoding phosphatase PAP2 family protein, which codes for MRIFDLINNLDQNIIQYTYNHLRTPLLDDIMSFITHLGDAGIIWGVICILLIINKKYRKVGIIALIVLLTNIILGELILKNAIGRVRPYDALNLDIIINKLNSFSMPSGHALTSFSVAFVILFLVDDWKIYVPILLLATGILLSRVYLTVHYPSDVLMSVVIAFIVSWIVIKIAYHRGFLHKRKYE
- the trpB gene encoding tryptophan synthase subunit beta; its protein translation is MKHEFGKFGGQYVPEPVMHALSELEKAYHEAIKDPSFKEAYLHYMKDYVGRETPLYFAKNMTEKLGGAKIYLKREDLNHTGAHKINNAIGQILLAKRMGKKKIIAETGAGQHGVATATAAAMFNMECEIYMGKEDIERQKLNVFRMELLGAKVVPVTKGTMTLSDAVDAAFETWVHRLEDTFYLLGSAVGPHPYPTMVREFQKIIGEEALRQVKDKEGRLPDYCIACVGGGSNAIGLFHAFYPHEEVALIGVEAAGKGIDTDQHAATMTLGKEGVIHGMNTFYVQDDDGEISPVYSISAGLDYPGVGPEHAHYKESGRAKYEAVTDDEAVRAFLYLTQTEGIIPAIESSHALAYAMKLAPTLSKDKVMVINLSGRGDKDVESIEKYLEAHDMPIQI